The nucleotide sequence GCGTGATGTGGTTCTGGGTGTGCACCGATCCCATTGCGGCAAAGGGAAAGTCAAACCCGGTGACCAGTGCCATCACCGATGGAAAGGCCAGCACGAACGGGTAGGTCAGCGGCACGTTGTTGCGGTACCGCAAGCCGGTGACCGCCGCATAGGCCGCCACGTTGGTGTGGTCGATGGGAAGTTCCTCGACGCTGACCGTGCGGTTGGGCAGCGCGTCCCCACGCGGCACCACGGGCAATGCCCCTGCCGCCGCGCGCAGCATGTTTTTTAGGCCGCTTGGCTGGTTCACTTTGCTTCCCCTTCGCGGTCAGGCGCCGATCATGGCCTGGCCGCAGACGCGAATGACGTTTCCGGTCACTGCGTTTGATGCCGGGCTGGCGAAATACGCGATGGCTTCGGCGACATCGACGGGCTGTCCACCCTGCAGCAAGGAGTTCAGCCGGCGTCCCACCTCGCGGGTGGCCAGTGGAATGGCGGCAGTCATCTTGGTCTCGATGAATCCCGGCGCGACGGCGTTGATCGTGATGTCCTTCTCGGCCAGGCTCGGTGCCAGCGCCTGAGCGATGCCGATCATGCCGGCCTTGGTGGCGCCGTAGTTGGTCTGCCCACGGTTGCCCGCGATTCCGGCGATCGAGGACAGCCCGATCACCCGGCCACCCGCACCGATGCTGCCATTGCCGACCAGGCCCTCGGTGAGGCGCAGCGGGGCAAGCAGATTGACGGCGATGACCGAGTCCCAGCGGGCGTCGTCCATGTTGGCCAGCAACTTGTCTCGGGTGATGCCGGCGTTGTTGACCAGGATGTCGGCCTTCCCGCCGTGGTGGTCGCGTAGATGCTCGGTGATCTTGTCCACGGCGTCGTCGGCCGTCACATCCAGCCACAGCGGGGTGCCGCCGACGCTGGCGGCCGTCTCGGCCAGCGCGTCTGCGGCGGACTCCACGTCGATCGCGACGACGCTGGCGCCGTCACGGGCGAACACCTCGGCGATCGTCTGCCCGATGCCGCGGGCGGCGCCGGTCACGATGGCGACCTTGCCCTCTAGCGGCCGGTCCCAGTCGGCCGGCGGTGTGGAGTCGGCCGCGCCCACGTAGAAGACCTGGCCGTCGACATATGCCGACTTCGCCGACAAGATGAACCGCACGGTCGATTCCAGCCCGGTGGCGGCCGGTTTGGCCTGCGGCGACAGGTAGACCAGCGCCGCGGTGCTGCCCCGGCGCAATTCCTTGGCCAGCGACCGGGTGAAGCCCTCCAGCGCCCGCTGCGCGATCCGCTCATGACTGTTGTCGATGGCGTCGGGTGTGGTGCCCACCACCACCACCCTCGCGGAGGCGCCCAGATTGCGCAGGACGGGCTTGAAGAAGTCGTGCAGCCCTTTGAGTCCGGCCGGGTCGGTAATGCCGGTAGCGTCGAAAACAAGGCCACCGAACGAGTCGGCCCAGCGCCCGCCCAGGTTATTGCTCACCTGGTCGTAGTCCTTGGCGAGGGCGGCGCGCAGCGGCTCGGCCACCCGGCCCTCACCCCCGATTAGCAGCGAACCGGCCAGCGGCGGGTCCCCCGGGCGGTAACGGCGCAGCGTCTCGGCTTGCGGAACACCAAGTTGCTTGGCCACAAACGTTCCGGGGCCGGAGTTGACGACCTGCGAGAACAGATCGGACGAGAGCTTGGGTGCCACTGAGCTGCCTTCCGTGTCGGGTGTGCGATGTAGGAGCCACCGTATCGAGGACGAACTTACTTCAGAGTAAGAACAGTGGGTAGTATGGCCCCCGACTGCCGATCCCCCAAAACCCAAAGCTCAAGTACATACGTACATACCGAGAGCTCAAGTACCTACGGAGAGAAAAGTGGCCCCTGCTGCTGAGAAGAATGCCCAGACCAAGCGGCGAGTCGCCGTCCTGGGGGGTAATCGAATCCCCTTCGCCCGGTCCGACGGCGCTTACGCCGAAGCGTCCAACCAGGACATGTTCACCGCGGCGCTGGCCGGGCTGGTGGACCGGTTCGACCTGCGCGGGCAACGGCTGGGCGCCGTCGTCGGTGGTGCCGTGCTCAAGCACAGCCGCGACTTCAACCTGATGCGCGAATGCGTGTTGGGATCAGAGCTGTCCCCGTACACCGCGGCGTGTGACCTGCAGCAAGCCTGCGGGACCGGCCTGCAGGCCGCGATCGCTGCCGCTGACGGGATCGCCGCCGGACGTTATGAGGTTGCGGCGGCCGGCGGCGTGGACACCACCTCGGACCCGCCGATCGGGCTGGGTGAGGACCTGCGCCGCACTCTGCTGCGGCTGCGTCGGGCCAAGTCCAACGTGCACAGGCTGCGCCTGGTGGGTGGGCTGCCGGCCAATCTGGGAGTCGAGATCCCGGCCAACAGCGAGCCCCGGACCGGGCTGTCGATGGGCGATCACGCCGCCATCACCGCCAAGCAGATGGGTATCAAACGCGTTGACCAGGACGAACTGGCCGCGGCCAGTCATCGCAACATGGCCGACGCCTACGACCGCGGATTCTTCGACGACCTGGTGACGCCATTTTTGGGGCTGTACCGCGACGACAACCTGCGCC is from Mycobacterium marinum and encodes:
- a CDS encoding acetyl-CoA C-acetyltransferase; protein product: MAPAAEKNAQTKRRVAVLGGNRIPFARSDGAYAEASNQDMFTAALAGLVDRFDLRGQRLGAVVGGAVLKHSRDFNLMRECVLGSELSPYTAACDLQQACGTGLQAAIAAADGIAAGRYEVAAAGGVDTTSDPPIGLGEDLRRTLLRLRRAKSNVHRLRLVGGLPANLGVEIPANSEPRTGLSMGDHAAITAKQMGIKRVDQDELAAASHRNMADAYDRGFFDDLVTPFLGLYRDDNLRPNSSVEKLASLRPVFGVKAGDATMTAGNSTPLTDGASVALLSSEQWAQEHSLSPLAYLVDAETAAVDYVNGNDGLLMAPTYAVPRLLARNGLTLQDFDFYEIHEAFASVVLAHLQAWESEEYCKQRLGLDAALGSIDRSKLNVNGSSLAAGHPFAATGGRILAQTAKQLAEKKAERKGSAQPVRALISICAAGGQGVAAILEA
- a CDS encoding 3-oxoacyl-ACP reductase is translated as MAPKLSSDLFSQVVNSGPGTFVAKQLGVPQAETLRRYRPGDPPLAGSLLIGGEGRVAEPLRAALAKDYDQVSNNLGGRWADSFGGLVFDATGITDPAGLKGLHDFFKPVLRNLGASARVVVVGTTPDAIDNSHERIAQRALEGFTRSLAKELRRGSTAALVYLSPQAKPAATGLESTVRFILSAKSAYVDGQVFYVGAADSTPPADWDRPLEGKVAIVTGAARGIGQTIAEVFARDGASVVAIDVESAADALAETAASVGGTPLWLDVTADDAVDKITEHLRDHHGGKADILVNNAGITRDKLLANMDDARWDSVIAVNLLAPLRLTEGLVGNGSIGAGGRVIGLSSIAGIAGNRGQTNYGATKAGMIGIAQALAPSLAEKDITINAVAPGFIETKMTAAIPLATREVGRRLNSLLQGGQPVDVAEAIAYFASPASNAVTGNVIRVCGQAMIGA